The Flavobacteriales bacterium genomic sequence CAGGATCTCCGAGTCGTAAATGTTCTTGGAGCATCCGAGGGTGATCACGTGTACTTTTTTCTCACCCGCCTTGGTTCGCATGACTGAAAAGGGATTCTACAAATTCGCGGCTGTTGAAGGGCTGAAGATCTTCCTTCTTCTCTCCTATGCCGATGTATTTAACGGGTACCTTGAACAGGTCGGAGATACCGATCACCACGCCACCTTTGGCCGTGCCGTCGAGCTTGGTGAGTGCAAGGGCATTCACATCGGTGGCGGCGGTAAACTGGCGGGCTTGCTCGATGGCATTCTGGCCGGTGGAGGCATCCAATACTAGCAGCACTTCCTGGGGCGCGCCCGGGATGACCTTATCCATCACCTTGCGGATCTTGCTGAGTTCGTTCATGAGTCCGACCTTATTATGCAAACGTCCTGCTGTATCAATGATGATCACGTCGGCGCCCTGTGCGAGTCCGGACTGTACCGTATCATACGCCACCGAAGCCGGGTCGGCGCCCATGCCCTGGTTCACGAGGGGCACGTCCACCCTTTCCGACCATATCTTAAGCTGATCAACGGCAGCAGCGCGGAAGGTATCGGCGGCGCCGAGCAGCACCTTTTTGCCGTTCCTGGAAAACTGCCAGGCCAGCTTGCCGATGGTGGTGGTTTTGCCCACGCCGTTCACACCTACAACCATGATCACGTGTGGTTTGTTGGGAAGGGTGCCGGTAAAGGGATCGGATTCCTCGCCGCCGTGTTCTGCCAGCAGGGCTTGTATTTCTTCACGCAGAATGCCATTCAGCTCCGTTGTATTGATGTATTTATCGCGGGCCACGCGTTGCTCAATGCGGTTGATGATCTTGAGTGTGGTTTCCACACCCACATCGGAAGATACCAGGATGCCTTCGAGTTCATCGAGTACTTCGGCATCCACGCGTGACTTACCGACAACGGCGCGACTGAGTTTGGTGAATAGGTTTTCCTTGGTTTTGGAAAGGCCTTCGTCAAGACTTTTCTTTTTTTCCCTGGAGAATAGACCGAACATGGATCTGTGAGATTATGGAAAATGAAAAAAGCCTTCTCCTGTGAAGAAAGCTTTTTTATAAGTGGTAGATAGGAAAAGACTAACCCTCCTTTGTTTCGGCGGCTGGATCTTTTCCTTTCAGAAAATCGTTGATGTGGTCATTGTGTACGACCTCTTCCCGGAAGGTGTAAGCACCGGTCTTGTCGGACTTCACCATTTTAATTACACGGGTAAAATCTTTACCCTGTCCGGTTTTCAGCGTTGCGACGGTCTTTTTAGCCATGGGATATCTTACTTGATTTCTTTATGAACGGTCCGCTTCTTCAGGATAGGGTTGAATTTCACCAGTTCAATCCTGTCAGGGGTGTTTTTCTTGTTCTTGGTTGTGATGTACCTGGAAGTGCCTGCCAGACCACTGTTTTTGTGTTCTGTGCACTCGAGGATCACCTGAACCCTGTTTCCTTTCTTGGCCATGATCGTAAAATTTTGAGGCGCAAAGATAGCGATAGTTTGACAACAATCCTACTCCTTACCAAATTTTATCGTATCCCCGGGGTAAGCACCATGATTTTACCCGTTTCAAGGGGAATGCCGTCCAGCATCAGGGTCACCATGTATACTCCGTTGGCCAGGCCGGATGCTACGGGAACATTTCCGCTCGTACCTTCCAATTCCCTGGCCAGCAACGTGCGACCCGTGATGTCATTGAGGCGGACTTCCTTCTTCCCTTTGAGTGAGCCGTAATTGTAACGGATGCTGAACTCACCCTGCGAAGGGTTGGGGTACAACACCAGTTCACCGCCGTGTGCCTGCAGGTCGGTACCTGTGCTTACATCCACCGAATCAATCACCCTGAACTCGTCAATGCCACCTTCCACATAATGCCCGCCGCCACTGACCAGGTCGCTGCAGGTCACGATCAGTTTCATGTTAGAAGTCATGGTCATATAGTCCTTCATGCGGTAATATCTTTTCACCCATTGGCTTTGGATGGAATCAGGGGTGATCACATCGATGTTTTTGGTGACCGAACCGTTGGTCAGCTGAATCTTCAGGGTATCATTGGGTGCACCGCTGCCGCCACCATTATAGAACCAATAGTAGAGGCTGATGTATGGAGAATTGCCGGACCCCGGATCGAACACGGGTGAGGTGAGGATGGTGGACCCGTTGTCCACATCATCCGTTCCGGCACTGCCGCCACCATTGCCGGTTACGTAAGCCTGGTTATAGCAATCGGTGGATACGTCCTCATCCGGACTCGCAGGTGTGCTGCCGTTAACCGTACCCACAGGTTCGCCGATTACCCATGCACCGGTGGAGGCGTCACCTGTGACCGCCCAACCGTTATCAAAGGTGAAGTCATCGTAATAACCCACAGGAAGCGTCAGGGTAACGGTGTTGTTGATGGAATCAACTGAGACGGTCATGCAATCATTCACATACCCCCACTTACCTGCGATGAAATCATAGGCACCATTGGTCATGTTGGAAATGGTGAAGGTACCGGCTGAATCGGTCACCGGATTGAAGTCGAAATCCTGGTTCACCACTTTCACATTGGCACCGGGCACCGGGTTACCGCTCCCCTCTTCAACCACCATGCCGGTGAATTCAAACTGATGTTGCTTGATCAGTTTTACATTCAGATTGGTCACCACGCCATTGGTCAGCACCACACCCTTCACGGTCCTGGGCAGGTAGCTGGGTTCGGAGAAGGTCACGTCGTAGGTTCCGGCATCGATGGTACCGGTGGCATAATCGCCGCTGATGTTGCTGTTTTTTACAATGCCGGAGGAAACGATATCCACGCTCACATTCGGGATGGGTGCCAGGGTAAGGGAATCCTTCACATTGCCTTCGAGGTAGCACCCTCTCTTATAGGTAGGACCATACACAAACAACCCCTCGCCAATGTTGCTTTCGATGATGTTACCGGAAGGCAGCCAGGGATATGCCCCCCAGGCACCGTCGTATCCGTTTCCGCTCAACGGCTCTGAATCATAATACCCCACTTGCACGATGTTATTGGGTCTGCTCACGTCGTGGATGGTGGTTCCGTCGCGGTAGTATGACGTTACCAGGTAGCCGTTGATATAATGGGTATTGTGAACCACGGCATTGGAGCCGGGGTTGGATTGGATCTTGTCGAGCAGCTTGATGTTCCCGAGATCCGACACATCAAAGGATCCGATGAATGCATTGCTGATCTCGTCGGTGGTGAAGAGGTACTTGTTGTCGTCGGAAATCCATGCATTGTGAGCGAAGGCACCGGGCGTTTGCTGGGTGGCGAGTGCTTTTGGTTTTGATTTGTCGGACACATCGATCACGGCAAAATTCCCGTCGTAGATAGCGGATCCCCACAGGGTATCTCCGCGCACCATCCCGTCGTGCAGATAGTAATCTTCAAAGGCTCCCAGGTATTGCGGTTTTTCGGGATCGTTGTTCAGGTCAAGGATAACGGCCCCACCGTTGTGGGTGTTGGCGCCAAACACGTAGCAAATACCATTTTCATCTATATAAAGGTTATGTGCCTTTTTGAAATAGGTGGTATCGTTGATCACCTTGGGGCTGGGTGTGGCGGATGGAAGTCCGGAAAGATCAATGATCATCAGTCCGTTGCCGGTCTCATTGGTGATGTAGGCATGCTTGTTCCATGTCTTCAGGTCACGCCAGGTGGAAGCCGATCCGGCGGTGTAGAACACTTCGGTGGGTTTGGTGGGATCCGTCACGTCCACGATGGAAACGCCGCTGCGGCATCCGACGAGGGCATATTCGTTGCCGGCCGTATCCACATAGCCCCAGATATCACTCAAGCTCTGGCTATAGGTTAAGCTTCCCAGCAGGTTCATGTTTTTGCTTTGCTGGGCGAAAGCGGTCAGACTGCATGCGCATACACATAGGAGGGTCCAGAGGTTTCTCATAAGAATTCTGTTTTTTAGGATGCGGTAAACGAACAAATACGCGGGGAGTGGAATAAAGCAATATCGTCAGAAATACGATCAAAGTCAAATCTCAATTGAACGCCATCCCCTATCCGGAGAGGTTTTCCGGGATGCATTTGAAGTGATCGGCGACGAATCGGAAGATATCGCACATAAACTTTTTTCGCCCGACTTCTGCAAAGCCATGCAAATGCCCGGCGCAAACAGAAAGCTTTCTGTATGTTAATTTCTTTTTTTCTAATATCTGGCAGACGTTTCTATTTTTGGGGTCCGAACCAAAAAATGATCGCATGAAGTTTTTCATTGATACCGCCAACCTAAAGGAGATCCGGGAAGCCCAGGACCTGGGTGTACTGGACGGTGTAACCACCAATCCATCACTGATGGCCAAGGAAGGTGTAAGTGGTCAGGAAAATGTCATCCAACATTACCTGGAGATCTGCGACATTGTGGACGGAGACGTGAGCGCCGAGGTGATTGCCACCGATTTCAAAGGCATCATAGCCGAAGGTGAGAAGCTGGCAGCCCTGCATCCGCAAATAGTTGTCAAGGTTCCGATGATCCGTGACGGCATCAAAGCGATCAAGCACTTCAGCTCGAATGGCATCAAAACCAATTGCACCCTGGTGTTTTCTGCCGGACAAGCATTGCTGGCGGCCAAGGCGGGCGCAACCTATGTTTCTCCGTTCATCGGACGCCTGGATGATGTGGCAACAGACGGAATGGAACTGATCCGGCAGATCGTGCATATCTACGACAATTACGGATATGGCACGGAAGTGCTGGCTGCATCCATCCGGCATACCATGCACCTGATCCAGTGTGCCGAGGCGGGCGCCGACGTGGCTACCTGTCCGCTGAACGTGATCACCGGACTTCTCAAGCATCCGCTCACCGACATCGGTCTTGAGAAATTCCTGGCGGATCATAAGAAAAGTCAAGAACAAGCCAAAGCCTGACCTCCCGCATGCTTTTAGATATTCATCCAGACAACCCGGACGAGCGTAAGATCAAGAAAGTTGTGGAGTGCCTGTTGGACGGTGGCGTGATCATCTACCCAACAGATACCGTTTACGGCATGGGCTGTGACATTCACAACGCCAAAGCCTTTCAGAAGATCTCGCAGCTGAAGAACATCAAACCCGAAAAGGCGAACTTTTCCATCATATGCCATGACCTCAGTCATATCTCCGAGTACACACGGCACATGGACAACACCACGTACAAGGTGATGAAACGGGCGCTGCCTGGACCATTCACCTTCATCCTGCATGCAGGCAGCAGTTTGCCCAAGCATTTCAAGAACAAAAAGAAAACCATCGGGATCCGCATCCCCGATCATTTGATTCCAAGGGCCATCGTCAACGAACTGGGACGCCCCATCCTGACCACTTCGGTGCACGACGACGATGAGATCCTTGATTACATCACCGACCCGTATGACATCCACGAGAAATTCAAAGACAAAGTGGACATCGTCATTGAGGGCGGCTTCGGACACAACCAGGCATCAACGGTAGTGGATTGCACCACCGGAACGTATGAGGTTTTGCGACAAGGATTGGGACGTTTGGAGGACATTCTCTGAGGTTTGTCGATTCATTGTCACCTTATCCTTCCCCTACCCGTATAGATGATCAAACAGAACCCTACAAACCAAGGTTCCCGTGTAGTGTAACCGGAGGAGGCGAAATATGACTATGGCGATTTCACTCGTAAGACTCGACTCATTTGTACAGGACGGTCGCAAAATGATCAAACTTGAATGTGACCCAACCGTGGCTCCGCCCAACCTGACAGATATCATCCAGGGTTGCAGGTGGGACGATAAAGAACAATGCTGGGTTTTCGAGAATTCAACAGAAACACTCAGTGCCGTGTTCCGTCTTTTTCACAGAAAAGCATGGGTGAGCACGGAAGGATTGGTGGCGTGAGAGCTCACGGTGTTCGCGTAATTGACTCCCTTCGGTCGTGTAAAGGTGCTGCGCTGTAAATTACTCCCTCCGGTCGTGTAATATGCTGCGCTGTAAAATGAGTAACAAGCTCCCTCCGGTCGCGTAATAGTCCCGGCCCTTTCATTATCCTTACCCCTTTACTTCCTTACCTCCTTACCTCCTTACCTCCTTACCTCCTTACTTCCTTACTTCCTTACTTCCTTACCCCTTTACCCCTTTACCTCACCCTCACACCAAAAACTGAAACAGATCCGGGCGGTTGTTCAGGTATTCAAAAACAAATTGTTTGTCTTTCAGGCGTTGGATGAGTCCGTCGAAGTCGGCCGGGTCCTGCAGCTCAATGCCGATGACGGCTGGTCCGCGTTCACGGCTGTTCTTCTTCGAGTATTCGAAATGGGTGATGTCGTCTTTCGGTCCCAGCACATCGTTAAGGAACTCTCGCAAGGCACCGGCCCGCTGCGGGAACCTGATGATGAAGTAATGCTTGAGGTTCTCGTACAGCAGTGACCGCTCTTTGATTTCCTCGGTGCGGGTGATGTCGTTGTTGCTGCCGCTCACGACGCAAACCACGGTCTTGCCCTTGATCTCTTTTGCATACTGGTCGAGCACGGCGATTGAAAGTGCACCGGCCGGCTCCACCACGATGGCATCTTCGTTGTAAAGCTTCATGATGGTACTGCACACTTTGCCTTCATGTACCGTCGCCATGCCATCCAGCACTTCCTTACAGAGGGCGAAGGTTTTTTCTCCCACCCGCTTCACGGCAGCACCATCTACAAAACGTTCGATGGTATCCAGCGTTACCAGCTCCCCTTTTTCCAGGGATATTTTCATGGCGGGCGCCCCTTCGGGTTCCACGCCTATGATTTTGGTTTTCGGACTGAGCTGCCGGAACACACTGCCCACGCCGGCTGCCAGGCCACCGCCGCCTACGGGCACAAACAGGAAATCGATGGTTTCACGTTGATCTTCCAGGATCTCCATGCCCACCGTTGCCTGGCCTTCGATCACCTTGTTGTCATCGAAGGGATGGATAAAGGTCATGCCATCCTGCTCGCAGCGCGCCAATGCTTCACGGAACGAGTCGTCGAAAGTGTCGCCCTGCAATACCACTTCCACGGCGTTCTGGCCGAACATGCGTACCTGGTTCACCTTTTGCCTGGGTGTGGGTGCGGGCATGTAAATCACGCCTTTGATGCCCAGGCGGTGACAGGCATACGCCACACCCTGGGCGTGGTTGCCTGCGCTGGCGCAAATAACACCCTTGGCCCTGGACGCTTCATCCAGGGAAGCGATCTTGTTGTAGGCGCCGCGGATCTTGTATGATCTCACGGTTTGCAGATCCTCCCTTTTCAGCAACACCCGGCAACCGTACTTTTCAGACAGGTTGAGGTTGAGCATCAGGGGGGTGCGGTTGACGACTTCATTCAGGCGAAGCTGGGCCTCCCTGACTTTATCAAGGCTGACCAGCTCCGCCGTCATGGCATTTTCCTTTACATCCATTATAACCATTTGTTTTACTTCTGTCTTTCCGGACGAAGCTTGCGCACCTGCGCACCAGCCTGCCACATTTCCGATTCCTTCAGTTCGGCAAGCTCTTTGGAAAGACGCTCACGGTAATCGTTCTGGCGGTTGGCTTCGATCACAACCTTGGCTTCGTTGCCTGAAGACACGCTTTGGTACAGGTCTTCAAAAACCGGCGTTACCGCTTCACGGAACTTATGACGCCAGTCGAGTGCACCGCGTTGTGCAGTGGTGGATGTGTTGGCATACATCCAGTCCATACCGTTCTCAGCCACCAGCGGCATCAGGCTTTGGGTCAGTTCTTCCACCGTTTCATTGAATGCTTCGGAGGGCGAGTGACCGTGCTTGCGCAGGATGTTGTACTGGGCTTCGAACACACCGGCCAGGGCGCCCATCAGGATGCCGCGCTCTCCGGTGAGGTCGCTGAACACTTCCTTCTTGAAATCGGTTTCAAAAAGATAGCCGGAGCCCACACCGATACCCAGGGCAACCACCCTGTCGCGGGCTTTACCGGTTGCATCCTGGAAGATGGCGTAGCTGGAGTTCAATCCTTTTCCTTCCACGAACAAACGACGCAGGGAAGTACCGGAACCCTTGGGGGCTACCAGGATCACGTCTACGTTGGGCGGAGGAATGATACCTGTCTGATCTTTATAGGTAACGCCGAAGCCGTGTGAGAAATAGAGGGCTTTTCCGTCGGTGAGGTGTTTTTTCACGGTGGGCCAAAGAGCAATCTGACCGGCATCCGACAACAGGTACTGGATGATGGTGGCCCGCTCGCAGGCTTCTTCGATCTCAAACAGATCCTTGCCTTCTACCCAGCCGTCCTGTACGGCCTTGTCCCATGACTTGGAACCTTTGCGCTGACCTACGATCACATTGAAACCATTGTCTTTCAGGTTCAGGGATTGACCGGGACCTTGCACACCGTAACCGATTACGGCTACTACCTCGTCTTTCATTACTTCCCTGGCCTTTTCCAGGGGAAACTCTTCCCGTGTAACAACGTTTTCTTCAACGCCGCCAAAATTGATTTTTGCCATGATTTCCTTTTTTAATTTGATTGATGAATAATTAGAATATGATTCGGTTATGCTTCCACCCTGCTGTCGAGTTCCCGAAGGTACGCGCTCAGGGCCATGATGGGCTTGGTGACTGCCACCCTTCCGGATCTGACAAACTGCAGAACGCCATAGGGTTGCAATGCGTTATATAATGCCTGGGTTTCATCCTTGTGGCCGGTTTTTTCGATCACCATGAAGTCGGGTTCAACAGCCAGGATGCGCGCATGGTTATCGCGGATGAGGCGTTCTACGTCGCCACCGTTGGACATGACCTTTGTAGGCACTTTGTAGAGTGCGATCTCCTGGTGGATGACTTCATGTTCTTCATGCACGAATGCCCGGAACACTTCCACCACTTTCTCGATCTGTTTCACAACGCGCTCCGCAGCGTCCCGTGTGGAGTTCACCACGATGGTGAAGCGGTGGATACCTTTGACTTCCGATTCCGATACCGTCAGGCTTTCGATGTTGATTTTCCTGCGGTTGAAAATGATGGTGATTTTGTTCAGCAGACCGGCGAAATTCTCGGTGTATACACTGATGGTCAATTCTTTCATGACTCGTTTACCTTGTTGTATTATTTCTCAAGTTTGATTTCTGTTAAGCAAGCACCTGCCGGCACCATCGGAAACACGTTGTCTTCCTTTTCTACCATTACTTCCAGCAGGTAGGGTCCGTCGTGGTCGAGCATGTTTTTGATGGCTTGCTGCAATCCGTCACGTTCAGACACCCGCTCACTCTCCACGCCGAATGCTTTCGACAGGGCAACGAAATTGGGGTTGGTCATTTCCGTGAACGAGTACCGTTTTTCAAAGAACAGTTGCTGCCATTGCCTCACCATTCCAAGGAAATTGTTGTTGAGGATCACCACCTTCACGGCCGCTTTGGTCTGGAAGATGGTTGCCATTTCCTGCAGTGTCATCTGGAAACCTCCGTCGCCGATGATGGCCACCACTTCCCTGTCGGGTCTTCCGATCTTGGCGCCGAGGGCAGCGGGCAATGCGAAGCCCATGGTGCCTAGTCCGCCTGATGTAACGTTGCTGTCGGGCTTCCGGAATTTGTAGAACCTGGCGCCGATCATCTGGTGCTGGCCTACGTCCGTTACCACAATGGCTTCCCCTTTTGTCATTTCCGACAACATGTTCACCACTTCAGACATGCGCAATTCGTCGCCCGTTGGGTTAAGGGCTTCATGGGTTACTTTTTCTTCTTCTTTCTTCGTGCAAGCTTCGAATTCTGCCAGCCATTCGGGATGGGATTGTTTCTCAAGCAGCGGCAGCAACGCTTCGAGTGCAAGTTTTGCGTCTGCATTCACCGGCACGTCCGCTTTCACGTTCTTGTGTATCTCCGCCGGGTCAATCTCGATGTGGATCACCTTGGCCTGTTTCGCATAGGTGGAAAGCTTTCCGGTTACGCGGTCGTCAAAGCGCATCCCCACGGCAAGAAGCACATCACATGAATTGGTGAGGATGTTGGGACCGTAATTGCCATGCATACCCAGCATACCCACATACAGCGGGTGATCAGGGGGGAATGCCGACAATCCGAGCAGCGTAGAAGCCACAGGGATACCGGCTTTTTCAGCAACCTTTTGCAAAGCGTCCGTTGCACCGGAGATGAGGATACCGTGTCCGGCAAGTATATAAGGGCGCTGTGCATTGTTCAGCAGTTCTGCAGCTTTCTTCACTTCCTCCATGTCTAACTTCGGAGCCGGCACATAGCTGCGCACCTGTTTGCATGGTTTATACTGGAAGTCCAGTTCTCCGAACTGTGCATCTTTGGTGATATCCACGACAACCGGACCGGGTCTTCCGGATTTTGCCAGGAAGAAAGCTTTGGCGATGGCTGCCGGTATTTCTTCCGCGGACGTCACCTGATAGTTCCATTTGGTTACCGGCATGGAGATACCGATCACGTCTGTTTCCTGAAAGGCGTCTGTTCCCAGCAAAGCGCTCACCACCTGTCCGGTGATACACACCATGGGCGTTGAATCGATGCAGGCGTCGGCGATACCTGTGATCAGGTTGGTGGCACCGGGACCGGATGTGGCGAAACAAACGCCCACCTTACCGGTTACCCTGGCGTACCCCTGGGCTGCGTGTGTGGCACCTTGTTCGTGGCGCACCAGCACGTGGTTCACCTGATCCTGGTAGTCATACAATGCATCGTAAATGGGCATGATGGCGCCACCTGGGTAACCGAAAATGGTGTCCACACCTTCATGCAAAAGGGCCTGGATCACGGCTTCGGATCCGGTCATTTTACCTTTCTTAAGGGCGGTTGGTGCCTGGGGGGCCTTGGTTTTAACAGCAGTACTCATGTTTTTGTCTTTTCAATTTTCTTAGAGATCGGTCACGCATCCCTGCGAAGCAGAGGAAACGGATTTCGCATATTTATATAAGATTCCCTGGTTGTGCAGGGGTTCTGGTTTCACCCATTTGTTTTTTCGTTGCTGAAGTTCCGCTTCGCTGATCTTTACTTCCATGACGCGGTTGCGTGCGTCAATGGAAATCGTGTCGCCATCCTGAACAAGGGCGATGGCGCCTCCTTCCATGGCTTCCGGTGTGATGTGCCCGACCACGAAGCCGTGCGTACCTCCGGAGAACCGGCCGTCGGTGATCAGGGCTACTTCCTTTCCGAGTCCGGCGCCCATGATGGCTGAGGTCGGCTTAAGCATCTCCGGCATACCCGGACCGCCCTTGGGACCTACATACCGGATCACCACCACATCACCTTTCTTCACCTTGCCGGCCATGATCCCGTCATTTGCTTCGAACTCGCTGTTGAATACGCGCGCGGTTCCTTCAAAATGGTCGCCTTCTTTCCCGGTGATTTTGGCCACCGAGCCTTCCGGCGCCAGGTTACCGTAAAGGATCTGGATGTGACCGGTGGCTTTGATGGGTTTGTCCAGGGCGTGGATGACTTCCTGTCCGGCTGCCAGCGGTTTCACATCCGCCAGGTTTTCGGCCAGGGTTTTTCCGGTAACGGTCAGGCAATCGCCATGCAGGTAACCGGCATCCAGCAGAACTTTCATGACTGCCGGAACGCCACCCACGATGTGGAGGTCTTCCATCAGGAAGCGACCGCTGGGTTTCAAGTCGGCGATGAACGGAACCTTGTCGCTGATGGCCTGAAAATCTTCCAGGCCCCATTTGAGTCCGGCTGCCCTTGCAATGGCAAGGAAGTGAAGTACGGCATTGGTGGAACCGCCGAGGGCCATCACGAGCGTGATGGCATTTTCGAACGACTTCCGGTTCACGATATCGGAAGGCTTGATGTTCTTTTCGAGCAGCACCTTGATGGCCTCACCAGCCGCCACGCATTCTTTTTTCTTGGCTTCGCTTTCGGCGGGGTTGGATGAGCTGTAAGGCAGGCTCAGTCCCAACGCCTCGATAGCGGTTGCCATGGTATTGGCGGTGTACATTCCGCCGCATGCACCGGGTCCGGGGCATGCGTTATGGATGACACCCTGAAAATCTTCTTCATTGAGTTTGCCAGCCAGTTTTTCGCCGAGTGCTTCGAAGGCGGAAACCACATCCAGTTTGCGATCGTGGTAACATCCCGGGGCGATGGTACCGCCATACACCATGATGGAGGGGCGGTCCAGCCGGCACATGGCCATAACGGATCCGGGCATGTTCTTGTCGCAACCGACCACGGCCACCAGTGCATCGTATCCCATGGCACCCACCACGGTTTCCATCGAATCAGCGATGATATCGCGGGAAGGCAGGGAGTAGCGCATACCGGGTGTACCCATGGAGATACCGTCACTGACGCCGATGGTGTTAAATATCAACCCAACCAGTCCCGCATGCGATGCACCTTCTTTCACAAAAGTTGCCAGGTGGTTCAGGTGCATGTTACAGGGATTGCCCTCGTAACCGGTGCTGGCAATGCCTACCTGAGCTTTTTTCAGATCTTCATCTGTAAGTCCGATGGCATGAAGCATGGCTTGCGCGGCTGGCTGGGTCGGGTCCTGGGTGAGGACTCTGCTGTACTTGTTTAAATCTTTACTCGACATGTTGTAGCAATTGAAATTGAATGTTTGAAGCGATAAACTATACGGAACTGTGGATGATGCGCTCGGAGTGGGTCACGATCTGTCGGTATTTGTTGGACAGGAGGTATCCGAGTGAATCTTTCCACTCCAGTGGGAATATGTATTCGTCAAGGGAAAGGATGCCGGCCACTTCAGCGGCTGTACCTACGAAAAACGCACTGTCTGCGCTGTATGCGAACTCAGGTGTGATGTCGGCTTCTTCCACCGGGATGGCAAGATCCCTGCATATTTCCAGCATGGTGGTTCGGGTGATACCCGGAAGGATATTGCCCCTGGCGGGGGTGAACAGCTTGCCGTCCTTTTCAAAGAAAATATTGGCACCGGAGCCTTCAGCCACGAAGCCACGTTGGTCCATCAACAATGCCTCATCATAACCGTTTTGTCTGGCTTCCT encodes the following:
- the ftsY gene encoding signal recognition particle-docking protein FtsY, which produces MFGLFSREKKKSLDEGLSKTKENLFTKLSRAVVGKSRVDAEVLDELEGILVSSDVGVETTLKIINRIEQRVARDKYINTTELNGILREEIQALLAEHGGEESDPFTGTLPNKPHVIMVVGVNGVGKTTTIGKLAWQFSRNGKKVLLGAADTFRAAAVDQLKIWSERVDVPLVNQGMGADPASVAYDTVQSGLAQGADVIIIDTAGRLHNKVGLMNELSKIRKVMDKVIPGAPQEVLLVLDASTGQNAIEQARQFTAATDVNALALTKLDGTAKGGVVIGISDLFKVPVKYIGIGEKKEDLQPFNSREFVESLFSHANQGG
- the rpmG gene encoding 50S ribosomal protein L33 → MAKKGNRVQVILECTEHKNSGLAGTSRYITTKNKKNTPDRIELVKFNPILKKRTVHKEIK
- a CDS encoding threonylcarbamoyl-AMP synthase, with protein sequence MLLDIHPDNPDERKIKKVVECLLDGGVIIYPTDTVYGMGCDIHNAKAFQKISQLKNIKPEKANFSIICHDLSHISEYTRHMDNTTYKVMKRALPGPFTFILHAGSSLPKHFKNKKKTIGIRIPDHLIPRAIVNELGRPILTTSVHDDDEILDYITDPYDIHEKFKDKVDIVIEGGFGHNQASTVVDCTTGTYEVLRQGLGRLEDIL
- a CDS encoding choice-of-anchor B family protein, with translation MRNLWTLLCVCACSLTAFAQQSKNMNLLGSLTYSQSLSDIWGYVDTAGNEYALVGCRSGVSIVDVTDPTKPTEVFYTAGSASTWRDLKTWNKHAYITNETGNGLMIIDLSGLPSATPSPKVINDTTYFKKAHNLYIDENGICYVFGANTHNGGAVILDLNNDPEKPQYLGAFEDYYLHDGMVRGDTLWGSAIYDGNFAVIDVSDKSKPKALATQQTPGAFAHNAWISDDNKYLFTTDEISNAFIGSFDVSDLGNIKLLDKIQSNPGSNAVVHNTHYINGYLVTSYYRDGTTIHDVSRPNNIVQVGYYDSEPLSGNGYDGAWGAYPWLPSGNIIESNIGEGLFVYGPTYKRGCYLEGNVKDSLTLAPIPNVSVDIVSSGIVKNSNISGDYATGTIDAGTYDVTFSEPSYLPRTVKGVVLTNGVVTNLNVKLIKQHQFEFTGMVVEEGSGNPVPGANVKVVNQDFDFNPVTDSAGTFTISNMTNGAYDFIAGKWGYVNDCMTVSVDSINNTVTLTLPVGYYDDFTFDNGWAVTGDASTGAWVIGEPVGTVNGSTPASPDEDVSTDCYNQAYVTGNGGGSAGTDDVDNGSTILTSPVFDPGSGNSPYISLYYWFYNGGGSGAPNDTLKIQLTNGSVTKNIDVITPDSIQSQWVKRYYRMKDYMTMTSNMKLIVTCSDLVSGGGHYVEGGIDEFRVIDSVDVSTGTDLQAHGGELVLYPNPSQGEFSIRYNYGSLKGKKEVRLNDITGRTLLARELEGTSGNVPVASGLANGVYMVTLMLDGIPLETGKIMVLTPGIR
- the fsa gene encoding fructose-6-phosphate aldolase, whose translation is MKFFIDTANLKEIREAQDLGVLDGVTTNPSLMAKEGVSGQENVIQHYLEICDIVDGDVSAEVIATDFKGIIAEGEKLAALHPQIVVKVPMIRDGIKAIKHFSSNGIKTNCTLVFSAGQALLAAKAGATYVSPFIGRLDDVATDGMELIRQIVHIYDNYGYGTEVLAASIRHTMHLIQCAEAGADVATCPLNVITGLLKHPLTDIGLEKFLADHKKSQEQAKA
- the ilvN gene encoding acetolactate synthase small subunit, translating into MKELTISVYTENFAGLLNKITIIFNRRKINIESLTVSESEVKGIHRFTIVVNSTRDAAERVVKQIEKVVEVFRAFVHEEHEVIHQEIALYKVPTKVMSNGGDVERLIRDNHARILAVEPDFMVIEKTGHKDETQALYNALQPYGVLQFVRSGRVAVTKPIMALSAYLRELDSRVEA
- a CDS encoding DUF4295 domain-containing protein; amino-acid sequence: MAKKTVATLKTGQGKDFTRVIKMVKSDKTGAYTFREEVVHNDHINDFLKGKDPAAETKEG
- the ilvC gene encoding ketol-acid reductoisomerase; translation: MAKINFGGVEENVVTREEFPLEKAREVMKDEVVAVIGYGVQGPGQSLNLKDNGFNVIVGQRKGSKSWDKAVQDGWVEGKDLFEIEEACERATIIQYLLSDAGQIALWPTVKKHLTDGKALYFSHGFGVTYKDQTGIIPPPNVDVILVAPKGSGTSLRRLFVEGKGLNSSYAIFQDATGKARDRVVALGIGVGSGYLFETDFKKEVFSDLTGERGILMGALAGVFEAQYNILRKHGHSPSEAFNETVEELTQSLMPLVAENGMDWMYANTSTTAQRGALDWRHKFREAVTPVFEDLYQSVSSGNEAKVVIEANRQNDYRERLSKELAELKESEMWQAGAQVRKLRPERQK
- the ilvA gene encoding threonine ammonia-lyase codes for the protein MTAELVSLDKVREAQLRLNEVVNRTPLMLNLNLSEKYGCRVLLKREDLQTVRSYKIRGAYNKIASLDEASRAKGVICASAGNHAQGVAYACHRLGIKGVIYMPAPTPRQKVNQVRMFGQNAVEVVLQGDTFDDSFREALARCEQDGMTFIHPFDDNKVIEGQATVGMEILEDQRETIDFLFVPVGGGGLAAGVGSVFRQLSPKTKIIGVEPEGAPAMKISLEKGELVTLDTIERFVDGAAVKRVGEKTFALCKEVLDGMATVHEGKVCSTIMKLYNEDAIVVEPAGALSIAVLDQYAKEIKGKTVVCVVSGSNNDITRTEEIKERSLLYENLKHYFIIRFPQRAGALREFLNDVLGPKDDITHFEYSKKNSRERGPAVIGIELQDPADFDGLIQRLKDKQFVFEYLNNRPDLFQFLV